Proteins co-encoded in one Echeneis naucrates chromosome 22, fEcheNa1.1, whole genome shotgun sequence genomic window:
- the znf106a gene encoding zinc finger protein 106, producing the protein MARDRKCILCETVHVSKQEMDEHMRSMLHHRELEKLKGRDCGHECRVCKVTVGSLTDYASHISSPTHKQNVEAAEQKSAGNDHEEDYFDQALADLIVKRKEQIRKEKEAAAAKLAKEEEERKRKEEFQQRLKEAKERYRLDSSWQQQPQGFGRPSQNCSWHRGNRYNARSWEQQPWHGNNQGKSATWHAQEPPNYQRWASDEFAGGGFNGQKGWNRRQWDQGGFCGNQQNRLPWLSSGGSSHGLYGHNTISQYPQRGRPLSLVGSISSYPHPPPFFSRAPNQLQPRANDQRGQQSGGLQNEGGQTAESDHNGSKSSKTFGSNPKLDKACRWSPYPVTKSFESLSHKDNNPNSSEMQPCLPKPQNQDKAAETSAFNKMSQPIQKQDQLASNQEKKKHKTSLKTKKPRDESSSSSSSSRSSSAQREGQQKSTSSSSSQKPSKPLLHSDGPALNTGAQLSQASNQAHPQMKPNIKQSGLGSKASSTGPLKSKQEQPLQETLCKVAQVILEKRSSLDRMAERERHNMEEQQRDGAQSQVGVNKENSFRQNAAKPNLPDLVRPASLTSDSNHFLQSLQVSTSTVEGTEPAASSKDEEENRPKVEKNTSSAVPDEAMQAVEAGHSSESDASRSGEAQTVSGSNTSMSKLDLPPVLKRDLTKHISSKSKTGSHEPNLNIARRVRNLSESRRSDSEKDSGLKPTVRQLISSSGSRRNVNWEQVYQEVRKKQDKGKGMPRFGIEMVPNEQEDHSQEEDDIPLLEGLHWEALIDISAQGTSRKRSLSESNLTPASTPSLFSSLLSKEAGEKERESSEQQLSPVSPTVTHGSTDDQKGLENLLGQIEAKTENQPDKLTSASVKALHRLDSVLGDSSSGTDQLDGQGTGKRRRAAGDVPSAETSCVEHNSKRRRVKSKKERLQIDQLLAVSLREEELSRSLQTVDTSLIQARAALEAAYLEVQRLMVVKQQVTVEMSTLRSKRIDLLKGMQGDLEEAPAVKPKEEKMDFTDTDPHLPSTFVPSSVRDVDAASPGPLAPRASPPPSSLPLTPAVIKQEPQSPVHISSEVDAMDNVTHCPHSTTPELPVAPAAASLTDSAHNFQSSPDRKTELYQENTGHIWENFGEPTDTNGSLSGLAETTEKSVQTKTNCLAPFPDSKSPIKLLLSSRRGSEVAGIVDSAATKTFEPPAVPSLLNLPASPSELSGGKRVRKLKKRKALKKAQGTEQPESSDTEIDAEFLKPRWLRPRRRPSGGSQVSTSTQPTEDREGDLNMESSEEACKMLCPTLRPEKVNHSSSKDVALPQEAPTQLIDNVDVEESMEVAAASQQPHMDVLAPAATPVQIPDSSRPETESLACNEVTSTSDMEICKSSENDSQSIRSSKITKTSSDASSDHGEDDIPTEGVFEGHQEAVHAVQIHNGLLYTCSGDRTVKAFELVSHKCAAVFEGHSSKVSCLLVSATPGLHHRLYTGSSDQTIRCYSLKTKEFEQQFSLSDRVLCLHSRWRTLYAGLANGTVVTFNLKTNRQMDVFECHGPRAISCLASSQEGARRILLVGSYDNTISVRDAKNGLLLRTLEGHTKSVLCMKVVNDLLFSGSSDQCVHAHNIHTGELVRVYKGHSHAVTVVSILGKVMVTACLDKLVRVYDLQSHEQLQVYGGHKDMVMCMAVHKNMIYTGCYDGSVQAIKLNLMQNYRCWWHGCSLVFGVAEHLQQHLNDSHTGANLPIFRCRWKNCEEFFGVANRSKQGMLSHMQKHAAEETELEP; encoded by the exons aaaagagaaagaggctgctgctgcaaagctggctaaagaagaagaggagcgTAAGAGAAAGGAGGAGTTTCAGCAGAGGTTAAAAGAGGCTAAGGAGCGTTACCGGCTCGACTCCTcctggcagcagcagccgcaggGTTTTGGTAGACCCAGTCAGAACTGTTCTTGGCACAGGGGCAACCGATATAATGCCAGATCGTGGGAGCAACAGCCCTGGCACGGTAATAACCAGGGAAAGAGCGCCACCTGGCATGCTCAGGAGCCTCCCAACTATCAGAGATGGGCTTCTGATGAGTTTGCTGGTGGAGGCTTCAATGGCCAGAAGGGCTGGAACAGGAGGCAGTGGGATCAGGGTGGATTTTGTGGAAATCAACAAAATCGGCTGCCTTGGCTCAGCAGCGGGGGCAGTAGTCACGGGCTCTACGGCCACAACACCATTTCCCAGTACCCACAAAGGGGCCGGCCGTTGAGCTTAGTGGGATCTATTTCTTCATATCCGCACCcgcccccctttttttcccgGGCTCCTAACCAGCTTCAACCTCGAGCCAATGACCAGAGAGGTCAGCAGAGTGGTGGGCTTCAGAATGAGGGGGGGCAGACAGCTGAATCTGACCACAACGGGAGCAAAAGCTCTAAGACCTTTGGTAGCAACCCAAAGCTGGACAAGGCCTGTCGCTGGTCGCCCTATCCAGTCACAAAGAGCTTTGAGTCTTTGTCCCATAAAGACAACAACCCAAACTCATCAGAGATGCAGCCATGTCTCCCTAAACCCCAGAATCAAGACAAAGCAGCCGAAACCAGTGCCTTTAACAAGATGTCTCAACCCATACAGAAACAAGACCAACTGGCTTCTAaccaagagaaaaagaaacataaaacaagcctcaaaacaaaaaagcccaGAGacgagagcagcagcagcagcagcagcagcagaagcagcagtgcTCAGAGAGAAGGCCAGCAAAAGTCCACATCCAGTTCTTCCAGTCAGAAGCCCAGTAAGCCGCTGCTGCATAGTGACGGTCCTGCTCTCAACACCGGAGCTCAGCTGAGTCAGGCCTCAAATCAAGCGCATCCACAGATGAAGCCAAACATAAAACAGAGCGGCCTCGGTTCTAAGGCGTCATCTACTGGGCCTCTGAAGTCAAAGCAAGAACAGCCGCTCCAGGAAACCCTCTGTAAAGTAGCGCAGGTTATCCTGGAAAAAAGAAGCTCTTTGGACCGCATGGCGGAAAGAGAACGGCACAATATGGAGGAGCAGCAAAGAGATGGCGCTCAGAGTCAGGTGGGAGTCAACAAGGAGAACAGCTTCAGGCAGAATGCAGCGAAACCAAATTTACCGGATTTAGTTAGACCTGCATCACTGACGTCAGACAGCAACCACTTCCTGCAGTCATTACAAGTTAGCACCTCGACAGTGGAGGGGACAGAACCTGCAGCCTCAAgcaaagatgaggaggagaacagGCCGAAAGTGGAGAAGAACACCTCCTCAGCGGTCCCAGATGAAGCCATGCAGGCTGTTGAGGCGGGGCATAGCTCAGAGAGCGACGCCTCCAGGAGCGGCGAAGCCCAGACGGTCTCAGGGTCTAACACCAGTATGTCCAAACTCGACTTGCCCCCGGTCTTGAAACGTGACCTGACCAAACACATCAGCTCGAAGAGCAAAACAGGAAGCCATGAGCCCAACCTGAACATCGCCAGACGGGTGCGAAACCTGAGTGAGTCACGGAGAAGTGACTCAGAGAAGGACTCCGGGCTCAAACCAACTGTACGGCAGCTCATCAGCTCCTCCGGGTCCCGACGCAATGTGAACTGGGAGCAGGTGTATCAGGAGGTCAGGAAGAAGCAAGACAAAGGGAAAGGGATGCCAAG GTTTGGGATCGAGATGGTGCCAAACGAACAGGAAGACCACAGCCAGGAGGAAGATGACATTCCCCTGCTGGAGGGCCTGCACTGGGAGGCGCTGATAGACATCTCCGCTCAAGGAACCTCCCGAAAACGCTCCTTATCAGAGAGCAACCTCACCCCTGcatccactccctccctcttttcatcCCTCCTGTCGAAGGAGGcgggggagaaagaaagagaaagctCAGAACAGCAGTTATCGCCCGTCTCCCCCACAGTCACTCACGGCAGCACAGACGATCAAAAAGGGTTGGAGAATCTGCTTGGTCAGATTGAGGCAAAAACGGAGAATCAACCGGACAAACTGACGTCCGCTTCAGTGAAGGCCCTGCATCGACTGGACTCGGTGCTCGGGGACAGCAGTTCAGGGACGGACCAGCTTGACGGTCAGGGAACAGGAAAGAGGCGAAGAGCAGCTGGG GATGTTCCAAGTGCAGAGACATCATGTGTggaacacaacagcaaaagacGGAGAGTCAAATCCAAAAAAG AGCGTTTACAGATCGACCAGCTTCTGGCCGTTTCTCTGcgggaggaggagctgagccGCTCCCTGCAGACTGTGGACACCAGCCTGATCCAGGCCCGGGCCGCTCTGGAGGCTGCCTACTTGGAGGTGCAGCGTCTTATGGTGGTGAAACAGCAG gtGACTGTAGAGATGAGCACACTAAGAAGCAAGCGCATTGACTTACTAAAAGGGATGCAAG GTGATTTGGAGGAAGCGCCTGCAGTCAAACcgaaggaggagaagatggacttcacagacacagacccaCACTTGCCCTCCACCTTTGTCCCGTCCTCTGTTAGGGACGTGGATGCTGCCAGTCCTGGTCCTCTTGCTCCGCGTgcttcccctcccccctccagcCTTCCTCTCACACCCGCAGTTATCAAGCAGGAGCCCCAGTCTCCGGTTCATATCAGCTCAGAGGTGGACGCTATGGACAACGTAACTCACTGTCCTCACAGCACCACACCAGAGCTGCCGGTCgctcctgctgcagcctccCTCACAG ATTCTGCCCATAACTTCCAGTCCTCcccagacagaaagacagagctgtACCAGGAGAACACAGGACATATTTGGGAGAACTTTGGCGAACCTACAGACACTAACGGCAGCTTGTCAGGACTGGCTGAGACTACAGAAAAGTCCgtacagacaaaaacaaactgtctcGCTCCTTTTCCCGACTCCAAATCCCCCATAAAGCTTCTCTTGTCCAGCAGGAGGGGCTCTGAAGTGGCAGGCATCGTTGACTCTGCTGCCACAAAAACTTTTGAGCCTCCCGCTGTGCCTTCACTCCTTAATCTGCCCGCCTCGCCGTCTGAGCTGAGCGGCGGAAAGCGCGTGAGgaagctgaagaagaggaaggcgTTGAAGAAGGCTCAGGGGACAGAGCAGCCGGAGAGCAGCGACACGGAGATAGACGCAGAGTTCCTGAAGCCAAGGTGGCTCCGACCACGCAGAAGACCCAGCGGAGGCTCCCAGGTCAGCACCTCCACACAGcccacagaggacagagagggcgACCTGAACATGGAGAGCAGCGAGGAGGCGTGTAAGATGCTGTGTCCGACCCTCAGACCCGAGAAAGTCAATCACAGCTCCTCCAAAGATGTGGCTCTTCCCCAGGAGGCGCCCACTCAGCTGATAGACAACGTAGACGTAGAGGAAAGCATGGAGGTCGCCGCGGCCTCTCAACAGCCTCACATGGATGTCCTGGCTCCAGCTGCCACTCCAGTCCAGATCCCAGACTCATCCAGGCCTGAGACAGAGAGCCTGGCCTGCAATGAGGTCACCTCCACAAGTGACATGGAAATATGCAAGTCCTCCGAGAA TGACAGCCAGTCCATCAGGTCGTCCAAGATAACGAAGACCTCCTCAG atGCGTCCTCTGACCATGGTGAGGACGATATACCCACTGAGGGGGTGTTCGAGGGCCACCAGGAAGCAGTGCACGCCGTGCAGATCCACAATGGGCTCCTGTACACGTGCTCAGGAGACCGGACTGTCAAGGCCTTCGAGCTGGTG AGTCATAAATGTGCGGCTGTGTTCGAGGGTCACAGCTCCAAAGTGAGCTGCCTGTTGGTGTCGGCGACTCCCGGTCTGCATCATCGCCTTTACACCGGCTCCAGTGATCAGACCATCCGCTGCTACAGCCTCAAG ACAAAAGAGTTCGAGCAGCAGTTTTCTCTGTCGGACCGAGTCCTCTGCCTTCACAGCCGCTGGAGGACTTTGTACGCAGGCCTGGCGAATGGCACAGTGGTGACCTTTAACCTCAAG ACCAACAGGCAGATGGACGTGTTTGAGTGCCACGGGCCGCGGGCCATCAGCTGTCTGGCCTCGTCGCAAGAGGGAGCCCGAAGGATCCTGCTGGTCGGCTCGTACGACAACACCATCAGCGTGAGAGACGCCAAGAATGGACTCCTGCTGCGCACCCTGGAGGGACACACCAAGAGTGTCCTCTGCATGAAG GTGGTCAATGATCTGCTCTTTAGCGGCTCCAGTGATCAGTGTGTCCACGCACACAACATCCAT ACAGGAGAGCTGGTTCGCGTCTATAAAGGTCACAGCCATGCTGTTACTGTTGTGTCCATCCTGGGGAAGGTGATGGTGACCGCCTGTCTGGACAAACTGGTCCGTGTCTACGACCTCCAG TCTCACGAGCAGCTGCAGGTCTACGGCGGACACAAGGACATGGTGATGTGTATGGCTGTCCACAAGAACATG ATCTACACGGGCTGTTACGATGGCAGCGTGCAGGCCATCAAACTGAACCTGATGCAGAACTACCGCTGCTGG TGGCACGGCTGCTCGCTGGTCTTCGGGGTGGCGGagcatctgcagcagcacctgAACGACAGTCACACCGGCGCCAACCTCCCGATATTCCGGTGCCGCTGGAAGAACTGCGAAGAGTTTTTCGGTGTGGCGAACAGATCCAAGCAG GGGATGCTGAGCCACATGCAGAAACATGCTGCAGAGGAGACCGAACTGGAGCCTTAA